The following are encoded together in the Methylomonas methanica MC09 genome:
- a CDS encoding response regulator: MHKSEDTQRILIVDDDCALRELVTDYLSMSGFLVFTAGDGQSMRAVLNEHSVDLVVMDLMLPGEDGLSLLRWLREQHGPPVIIVSARGDEVDRVVGLEMGADDYLAKPFGPRELLARIRAVIRRSSEPETGVEEKVLAFGPFRLHLNSHVMSRDGAEVPLTFGEFNLLRVFLEHANQVLSRDHLISLLKGYERSPYDRSIDVRVTRLRRKIEPKPDSPVYLRTVWGEGYLFTPRGDENP, encoded by the coding sequence ATGCACAAATCTGAAGACACACAACGCATCCTTATCGTGGACGACGATTGCGCTCTGCGGGAATTGGTAACGGATTACCTGAGCATGAGCGGTTTTTTGGTCTTTACAGCCGGCGACGGCCAAAGCATGCGCGCCGTGTTAAACGAACACAGCGTGGACTTGGTGGTAATGGATCTGATGCTACCGGGCGAGGACGGGCTGAGCCTATTGCGCTGGCTACGCGAACAGCACGGCCCACCGGTGATTATCGTATCCGCGCGCGGCGACGAAGTAGACAGGGTAGTCGGACTGGAAATGGGCGCGGACGATTATCTGGCCAAGCCCTTCGGGCCGCGCGAACTACTGGCCCGCATTCGCGCGGTAATACGCCGTAGTAGCGAACCGGAGACTGGCGTAGAGGAGAAGGTGTTAGCGTTCGGCCCGTTTCGCCTGCATCTCAACAGCCATGTCATGAGCCGCGACGGCGCCGAAGTGCCGCTGACCTTCGGGGAGTTCAATTTGTTGCGGGTATTTCTGGAACATGCCAACCAAGTGCTGTCGCGCGACCACCTGATCAGCCTGTTGAAAGGCTACGAACGGTCGCCGTACGACCGTAGTATCGATGTGCGGGTAACCCGCCTGCGGCGCAAGATAGAACCCAAACCGGACAGTCCCGTTTATCTGCGCACAGTCTGGGGCGAAGGCTACTTGTTCACGCCAAGGGGCGATGAAAACCCATGA
- a CDS encoding HAMP domain-containing sensor histidine kinase: MRRLISLFRCTAMTLAIGLLIFQIAAAAAMFANLVLPLAHRSADDLADLLILSARVWNELPPDKRPAFETEIRAKYGLSLVHPQAGSADKTDWYPYIRFLRSALIARLPGQTPSVSEDDHDQFRVKFSWSGRPMQFEFSKDRITPRPSLALAWVVLFGILATLILTWLLARRVTAPVARLAVAARRIANAGHVSPLPETGCAEFVELARVFNETARQLQAQRENQTTLLAGVSHDLRSPLARMKMAVGILAEQSPSALLSRMERDIADMDNLIGAQLELARAQESEPTEPADLDELLQDAVEAAEAQAPGRMYLHATGSICTTEIAPVSFRRCIGNLLENALRYGGEGNIHVARRCINGSIFIGVRDRGPGIPAHLAEQVFRPFYRLESSRNRITGGSGLGLAIARQLAETQGWKIAIKSRWRGGTSVWLQITSP, encoded by the coding sequence ATGAGACGGCTGATCTCCCTGTTCCGTTGCACCGCGATGACGCTGGCCATTGGGCTGTTGATTTTCCAAATCGCCGCCGCGGCCGCCATGTTTGCGAACCTGGTACTGCCGCTGGCTCACCGGTCCGCCGACGACCTGGCTGATTTACTGATTCTGTCCGCGCGCGTCTGGAACGAACTGCCGCCGGACAAACGCCCGGCATTTGAAACGGAAATACGCGCAAAATACGGACTGTCCCTGGTACATCCCCAAGCGGGGTCGGCGGATAAAACCGACTGGTATCCCTACATCCGCTTTTTGCGTTCGGCGCTGATTGCCCGCTTGCCCGGTCAAACGCCCAGCGTGTCGGAAGACGATCATGACCAGTTTCGGGTGAAGTTTTCCTGGTCGGGCCGGCCGATGCAATTCGAATTTTCCAAAGACCGCATCACCCCCCGCCCAAGTCTGGCTTTAGCTTGGGTCGTCCTATTCGGTATATTGGCGACGCTGATCCTGACCTGGCTGTTAGCGCGCCGGGTCACCGCGCCCGTGGCTCGACTGGCGGTAGCGGCACGGCGAATTGCAAATGCCGGGCATGTGTCGCCTTTACCTGAAACCGGCTGCGCAGAATTCGTCGAACTGGCGCGGGTCTTTAACGAAACGGCCCGCCAACTACAGGCGCAACGCGAGAACCAAACCACGCTGCTGGCCGGCGTTTCCCACGACCTGCGCAGCCCGCTGGCACGCATGAAGATGGCCGTCGGTATACTCGCGGAACAGAGCCCGTCTGCCCTTTTATCCCGCATGGAGCGGGACATTGCCGATATGGACAATTTAATCGGTGCGCAACTGGAACTGGCCCGCGCCCAGGAAAGCGAACCGACCGAACCCGCCGATCTGGACGAATTGTTACAGGACGCGGTTGAAGCGGCGGAAGCGCAAGCCCCCGGCCGGATGTATCTGCACGCTACAGGCAGCATTTGTACGACCGAGATCGCCCCGGTAAGTTTTCGCCGCTGTATCGGCAACCTATTGGAAAATGCCTTGCGTTACGGCGGCGAAGGCAACATACACGTCGCACGGCGCTGCATCAACGGCTCGATATTTATCGGGGTCCGCGACCGCGGCCCCGGCATTCCGGCCCATCTTGCAGAACAAGTATTTCGGCCTTTCTACCGGCTGGAGTCCTCCCGCAACCGTATCACCGGCGGCAGCGGTCTGGGCTTGGCCATTGCCCGGCAACTGGCGGAAACGCAGGGCTGGAAAATAGCGATTAAGTCGCGCTGGCGCGGTGGCACCAGTGTCTGGCTACAAATAACATCGCCATGA